The uncultured Hyphomonas sp. genome includes a window with the following:
- a CDS encoding exopolysaccharide biosynthesis protein has protein sequence MAPSRNKPLESVLDTAIEDCGDEKVTIGALLDMFGDRSFGPVIVLLGLLVTVPPLGGIPGLPILVGSIILLFSLQIVFGARHIWMPQFVQERGIDCSKLEEARGRVRPWLQRIDRMITERLTWATGRVATYGAALSVSLLSMLMIPLELVPFAVAAPGTAIVLFGLALVARDGALMLAGFAGTAAAFSIAVFLVPWNTVAGWF, from the coding sequence ATGGCCCCAAGCCGGAACAAACCACTGGAAAGCGTGCTCGACACCGCGATCGAGGATTGCGGCGACGAAAAAGTCACCATCGGCGCCCTGCTCGACATGTTCGGTGACCGGTCTTTCGGGCCGGTCATCGTGCTGCTCGGCCTGCTGGTCACCGTCCCGCCGCTGGGAGGTATTCCCGGCCTGCCAATCCTTGTCGGCAGCATCATCCTGCTGTTCAGCCTGCAAATCGTCTTTGGTGCCCGGCACATCTGGATGCCGCAATTCGTTCAGGAACGGGGGATCGATTGCTCCAAACTGGAAGAGGCCCGCGGCCGGGTGCGACCCTGGCTGCAACGAATCGACCGGATGATCACGGAACGCCTGACCTGGGCCACGGGCCGGGTTGCCACTTATGGCGCGGCGCTGTCCGTTTCGCTCCTTTCAATGCTGATGATCCCGCTGGAACTGGTGCCCTTCGCCGTTGCGGCGCCAGGCACGGCAATCGTCCTTTTTGGTCTGGCGCTCGTCGCACGGGACGGCGCCCTGATGCTGGCCGGGTTTGCGGGCACAGCCGCCGCCTTCAGTATCGCGGTCTTCCTTGTGCCGTGGAACACGGTTGCCGGCTGGTTCTGA
- a CDS encoding UrcA family protein, which yields MTSRILSLTATATLAAAALFAAPASAEVQRAVQLDLQYDTAVLGTASGAETVLESLQDQATAACRYTRPVVGAPRVDDVCVSEILAKAVTHIDDADLTRLYAASTSQPARVLASLK from the coding sequence ATGACCTCCCGCATCCTCTCTCTGACCGCCACCGCAACCCTTGCCGCCGCCGCCCTGTTCGCAGCCCCCGCCTCGGCTGAAGTCCAGCGTGCTGTGCAGCTGGATCTACAGTATGACACCGCCGTTCTCGGCACAGCTTCCGGCGCCGAAACTGTTCTGGAATCGCTGCAGGATCAGGCCACCGCCGCCTGCCGCTACACCCGTCCGGTCGTCGGCGCTCCCCGCGTGGACGATGTCTGCGTGTCGGAAATCCTGGCCAAGGCCGTCACGCATATTGACGATGCGGACCTGACGCGCCTCTACGCCGCCAGCACCAGCCAGCCGGCCCGCGTCCTGGCATCTCTGAAGTAA
- a CDS encoding VOC family protein — MAKVIGLGGVFFHCADVDATRDWYRRVLGLEIDDYGGSSFVHADSAALFPQGARTIWAPFKAGSDYFKPSDADFMLNLMVDDFDGMLERLKAEGVAMEGEPMIESYGKFAWVMDPDGRKLELWQPVEPAPEESAPET, encoded by the coding sequence ATGGCAAAAGTGATCGGGTTGGGGGGCGTCTTCTTCCACTGTGCAGACGTGGACGCCACGCGCGACTGGTACAGGCGCGTTCTGGGTCTGGAGATCGACGATTATGGTGGCAGCAGTTTTGTCCATGCCGACTCCGCGGCCCTTTTCCCGCAGGGCGCCCGGACGATCTGGGCGCCGTTCAAGGCAGGCAGCGACTATTTCAAACCGTCTGACGCCGACTTCATGCTCAACCTGATGGTCGATGATTTTGACGGCATGCTGGAACGTCTGAAGGCGGAAGGGGTGGCGATGGAGGGCGAGCCGATGATCGAATCCTATGGCAAGTTTGCCTGGGTGATGGACCCGGACGGCCGCAAACTCGAACTCTGGCAGCCGGTCGAACCTGCACCGGAAGAGTCCGCGCCGGAAACGTAA